A window of Ranitomeya variabilis isolate aRanVar5 chromosome 2, aRanVar5.hap1, whole genome shotgun sequence contains these coding sequences:
- the UQCRFS1 gene encoding cytochrome b-c1 complex subunit Rieske, mitochondrial: MLSLTARSGAFSPYLSATSYAVAGQLKPLVSGAVLHGDKVLLDVKRPFLSRETLSGQAATGALSATAGINGPATIRFLHSDVTVPEFSDYRRPEVADSRKSSRPSDDARKGFSYLVTGVTTVATAYVAKNVVSQFVSSMSASADVLALSKIEVKLSDIPEGKNMCFKWRGKPLFIRHRTPKEIEQEAQVELSELRDPQHDLDRVKKPEWAILIGVCTHLGCVPIANAGDFGGYYCPCHGSHYDASGRIRKGPAPLNLEVPYYEFPSEDLVVVG, translated from the exons ATGTTGTCCCTCACAGCCCGCTCCGGCGCCTTCTCTCCTTACCTGTCGGCCACCTCGTACGCGGTGGCCGGGCAGCTGAAGCCGCTGGTCTCTGGAGCCGTCCTGCACGGCGATAAGGTCCTGCTTGACGTGAAGAGGCCGTTCCTCAGCCGGGAAACGCTGAGCGGACAAGCCGCCACCGGAGCCTTGTCCGCCACCGCCGGCATCAATG GTCCTGCCACCATTCGCTTCTTGCACAGCGACGTCACCGTACCTGAATTTTCCGATTACCGCCGCCCAGAAGTCGCAGACAGCAGAAAATCTTCTCGCCCCAGCGACGATGCCAGGAAGGGCTTCTCCTACCTGGTCACCGGTGTCACCACAGTCGCCACAGCCTACGTGGCCAAGAACGTCGTCTCCCAGTTTGTCTCCAGCATGAGCGCCTCGGCCGATGTTCTGGCCTTGTCCAAAATCGAGGTCAAGCTCTCCGACATCCCCGAAGGCAAGAACATGTGCTTTAAGTGGCGAGGCAAGCCCCTGTTCATCCGCCACAGGACCCCCAAGGAGATTGAGCAGGAGGCTCAGGTTGAGTTAAGCGAGTTGCGAGACCCTCAGCATGACCTGGACCGGGTGAAGAAACCGGAGTGGGCCATCCTGATCGGAGTCTGCACCCATCTTGGTTGCGTGCCCATTGCCAACGCTGGAGACTTCGGAGGATACTACTGTCCTTGCCACGGTTCTCACTATGACGCCTCCGGTAGAATTAGGAAGGGCCCCGCGCCGCTCAACCTCGAGGTTCCCTACTACGAGTTCCCCTCCGAAGACCTGGTGGTTGTCGGCTGA